In Spirobacillus cienkowskii, a genomic segment contains:
- the accD gene encoding acetyl-CoA carboxylase, carboxyltransferase subunit beta, protein MGWLSREPAKLQDVSEKKSLPSGVWEKCPSCSEIILISDLEENQLVCPTCNYHHRLPAEQRIELLLDSNTFYEWDHALCSTNPLNFDDGRSYADKLSSMAKKTKKYDAIVTGAGLINNLPVGIGVLDFFWMGGSMGSVVGERIYRLFSRARKLNLPVILISSSGGARMHEGLISLMQMAKTSAAIALHKEAQLPFISVLCDPTTGGVAASFAMLGDVNYAEPKATIGFAGRRVIENIIRQKLPDDFQTAEFCFEHGVIDRIIKRSEMREIIYRTLNILSTPVKDKPLCSHDHEI, encoded by the coding sequence ATGGGATGGCTATCACGCGAACCAGCAAAGCTACAAGACGTTTCTGAAAAAAAATCATTGCCAAGCGGTGTTTGGGAAAAATGCCCTTCCTGCTCTGAAATTATTCTCATTTCCGATCTCGAAGAAAATCAATTAGTATGCCCAACATGTAATTATCATCACAGACTCCCTGCAGAACAGCGTATCGAACTGCTTTTGGATAGTAATACATTTTATGAATGGGATCATGCTTTATGTAGCACAAATCCGCTTAATTTTGATGATGGAAGATCTTATGCAGATAAGCTTTCTAGTATGGCTAAAAAAACCAAAAAATATGATGCAATTGTAACTGGTGCAGGACTTATCAACAATTTGCCTGTTGGTATAGGAGTCCTTGATTTTTTTTGGATGGGCGGAAGCATGGGTTCTGTTGTAGGTGAAAGAATTTATAGACTCTTTTCAAGAGCTCGTAAGCTTAATTTGCCTGTTATCTTAATTAGTAGCAGCGGCGGTGCACGAATGCATGAAGGACTTATTTCATTAATGCAAATGGCCAAAACTTCTGCAGCAATTGCACTTCATAAAGAAGCACAACTTCCATTTATTAGTGTGCTATGTGATCCAACAACTGGTGGCGTCGCAGCAAGTTTTGCAATGCTAGGCGATGTCAATTATGCAGAGCCCAAAGCAACAATTGGTTTTGCTGGAAGACGCGTGATTGAAAATATCATCCGTCAAAAACTTCCTGATGATTTTCAAACAGCAGAATTTTGTTTTGAACATGGGGTTATTGACAGAATCATTAAACGATCAGAAATGAGAGAAATTATTTATAGAACTTTAAATATTTTAAGCACTCCCGTTAAGGATAAACCATTGTGTTCTCATGATCATGAAATATAA
- a CDS encoding LptA/OstA family protein — MNNIFLNFKTLSLYFFLITNFILFNQKIYCQSKNNLLLSSILFYDANDIEINKENNSIILKNSAEILIGDTYLSSNKIIIKKDIGLISAEGNINLINKNQKATASRITFDLIHNQIKMHNAEIYSDTSTIETDYLTEKTGITKAEIAFEQAKKLRAKEIENELKNLRNEYTRVKNLDLLEPEKYESKKIELTKKYSRLLARLTRTQFQPNAILAALPDKERDKILNRRTAVKKFSQENSNTVNELMNFSNLKGYIRLSASEIIQKNNNILILNNSIVTSCQCSQFKEPALYSFSSQNSVIEKDKYLTLHDVTLDILSIPVFYSPWLKFPIKTQRESGFLTPSSYISNNAGTEVSIPYFITLGPHADSTITYEYFSHRGSQINGEFRFLIKENSQLKMDTKFTQDRQYSKNWEINNSNIEQKLSTTSD; from the coding sequence GTGAATAACATATTTCTCAATTTTAAAACATTAAGCCTTTATTTTTTTTTAATTACAAATTTTATTCTTTTTAATCAAAAAATTTATTGTCAAAGTAAAAACAACCTCCTTCTTTCTAGCATTCTTTTTTATGATGCAAATGATATAGAAATTAACAAAGAAAATAATTCAATAATTCTAAAAAATAGTGCAGAAATACTTATTGGAGATACTTATTTATCCTCTAATAAAATTATTATAAAAAAAGATATTGGATTAATTTCTGCAGAAGGAAATATCAATTTAATAAATAAAAATCAAAAAGCAACTGCTTCTAGAATTACTTTTGATTTAATTCATAATCAAATTAAAATGCATAATGCAGAAATTTATTCAGACACATCTACTATAGAAACTGATTACTTAACAGAAAAAACTGGAATAACAAAAGCAGAAATTGCTTTTGAACAAGCAAAAAAATTAAGAGCTAAAGAAATTGAAAATGAATTAAAAAATTTAAGAAACGAATACACAAGAGTAAAAAACTTAGATTTATTAGAACCTGAAAAATACGAATCTAAAAAAATTGAACTAACCAAAAAATACAGCAGGCTACTTGCCAGGCTAACTCGGACTCAGTTTCAACCAAATGCGATTTTAGCTGCCTTACCGGATAAAGAGCGTGACAAGATATTAAACAGAAGAACTGCTGTTAAAAAATTTAGTCAGGAAAATTCTAACACAGTTAATGAACTTATGAATTTTTCAAATTTAAAAGGATATATTAGGCTTTCTGCATCTGAAATTATACAAAAAAACAACAATATTTTAATATTAAATAATTCTATAGTCACAAGCTGTCAATGTAGTCAATTTAAAGAACCTGCTCTTTATAGTTTTAGCTCTCAAAATTCTGTTATTGAAAAAGATAAATATTTAACACTACACGATGTTACTTTAGATATTTTATCAATTCCTGTTTTTTATTCACCATGGCTTAAATTTCCAATTAAAACTCAAAGAGAATCTGGTTTTTTAACTCCAAGTTCTTACATTAGCAATAACGCAGGAACTGAAGTAAGCATACCTTATTTTATTACTTTAGGACCACATGCAGATAGTACTATTACATATGAATATTTTTCTCATAGAGGCTCACAAATTAATGGTGAATTTAGATTTCTAATAAAAGAAAATAGTCAATTAAAAATGGATACTAAATTTACTCAAGATAGACAGTATTCAAAAAATTGGGAAATAAATAATTCAAATATAGAACAAAAACTTTCGACCACATCTGATTAA
- a CDS encoding M23 family metallopeptidase translates to MSLNQDKNSKFKNKFLKKLLEYHTVVFISKRTGKTHIFKIPSFFPPLIIFFGSAIITIAIAMSIGFYITNQSARELEYIRDESLGLQSEVEALNNKIRNIQETMNQVKYYSDKIKKVTTRTDDRKHGKNHKETSNNSNMNSSENGIGPLTKDEYELSNKITTLKHENLELKSLFEITQDSEIKTSKQLNDLKKFLVEAQKAALKLQNIPDIAPVRGRLTSTFGWRPSPFGGKGRIHFGLDIAARHGSPIFATANGVVYRVTQTDDYGKFIEIIHEKKMITRYAHTSEIYVKVGSKVKKGDIIAAVGNTGHSTTSHVHYEIEMSGKKFDPETFIVLW, encoded by the coding sequence GTGTCCTTAAATCAAGACAAAAATTCTAAATTTAAAAACAAATTTTTAAAAAAATTATTAGAATATCATACGGTTGTATTTATTTCTAAAAGAACAGGTAAGACACACATATTTAAAATCCCTAGTTTTTTTCCGCCGCTTATCATTTTTTTTGGTAGTGCAATCATAACAATAGCCATTGCAATGAGTATTGGATTTTATATTACCAATCAATCTGCAAGAGAGCTCGAATATATTCGCGACGAAAGCCTAGGTTTACAAAGTGAAGTTGAAGCTTTAAATAATAAAATTAGAAATATTCAAGAAACAATGAATCAAGTTAAATATTATTCTGATAAAATTAAAAAAGTGACTACACGCACTGACGACAGAAAGCACGGAAAAAACCACAAAGAAACATCAAATAACTCTAATATGAATTCGTCAGAAAATGGTATAGGACCATTAACTAAAGACGAATATGAACTTTCAAACAAAATTACAACTCTAAAACACGAAAATTTAGAGTTAAAATCTTTATTTGAAATCACTCAAGACTCTGAAATAAAAACTTCAAAACAATTGAATGATCTTAAAAAATTCTTAGTTGAAGCACAAAAAGCAGCGCTTAAATTGCAAAATATTCCAGATATCGCACCTGTTCGTGGTCGCTTAACGTCAACATTTGGGTGGAGACCAAGCCCATTTGGAGGAAAAGGCAGAATACATTTTGGTTTAGACATTGCCGCACGTCATGGCTCACCAATTTTTGCAACCGCAAATGGTGTTGTATATAGAGTTACGCAAACAGACGATTATGGTAAATTTATTGAAATTATTCATGAGAAAAAAATGATCACTCGCTATGCACATACCAGTGAAATTTATGTAAAAGTAGGTAGCAAAGTTAAAAAAGGTGACATTATTGCTGCAGTAGGTAACACAGGGCACAGTACGACCTCTCATGTTCATTATGAAATAGAAATGAGCGGCAAAAAATTTGATCCTGAAACGTTTATTGTACTGTGGTAA
- a CDS encoding bifunctional folylpolyglutamate synthase/dihydrofolate synthase, with product MKYKLPQSRPKTVKSTMAPYFDRTRGNIIPGSHRLQWLLSRILDDKVLRMPAVLVGGSNGKGTTCAFIESIIHEHGLVTGLYTSPHLIHPNERIRINGIPISETKLENYLKIVDRLSKCLLPDASFFELITATAFVVFYKEKIDFLVCEVGLGGHFDSTNSISPLLSVITSISLEHTEFLGDSLFKIACDKAFISRRNKHLIIGDIADEAVQGIKHTAKIIGSSPVFCSNSTLNENLTEIVKYFSTSNDFVFPKINLPNLITALNSIQYLFKDLQIEINIDKVKKGIQKTFWPGRFDVRQICGRNVIFDASHNSDGFKYFLNAYNLSSFSSKKFVLIFCSLKDKDWKKTLLLLPFEKISAIIFTEVPILRSEKSSELAKFYKENIGNCISHDIENFELALETGMNLSFELPLVITGSIAFIGLVMERFNLNVFEDMSE from the coding sequence ATGAAATATAAACTCCCTCAATCTCGACCTAAAACAGTTAAATCAACAATGGCACCTTACTTCGATAGAACTCGAGGGAATATCATCCCTGGATCGCATCGATTACAATGGCTTTTGAGCCGAATTTTAGATGATAAAGTTTTGCGTATGCCAGCAGTCTTAGTTGGCGGAAGCAATGGTAAAGGCACAACATGCGCATTTATTGAGTCTATTATTCATGAACATGGCTTAGTAACTGGTCTTTATACATCACCACATCTAATTCATCCAAATGAAAGAATTAGAATAAACGGAATACCAATAAGCGAAACAAAATTAGAAAATTATCTTAAAATAGTTGATCGTCTCTCTAAATGTCTGCTACCAGACGCATCTTTTTTTGAACTTATTACAGCAACTGCTTTTGTAGTCTTTTATAAAGAAAAAATTGATTTTTTAGTCTGTGAAGTTGGATTAGGAGGACACTTTGATAGTACAAACAGCATTTCTCCATTACTGAGTGTGATAACCAGCATTAGTTTAGAACACACCGAATTTTTAGGAGATTCTTTATTTAAAATAGCTTGTGACAAAGCATTTATCTCTCGGAGAAATAAGCACTTAATAATTGGAGATATTGCTGATGAAGCTGTTCAAGGAATAAAACATACTGCAAAAATTATTGGCAGCAGTCCAGTTTTTTGCTCGAACAGCACCCTAAATGAAAATTTAACAGAAATAGTTAAATATTTTAGTACATCTAATGATTTTGTTTTTCCAAAAATTAATTTGCCCAATTTAATAACTGCACTTAATTCAATACAATACCTATTCAAAGATTTACAAATTGAAATCAACATCGATAAAGTCAAAAAAGGAATACAAAAAACTTTTTGGCCTGGACGTTTTGATGTTAGACAAATTTGCGGAAGAAACGTGATTTTTGATGCTTCGCATAACTCTGATGGTTTTAAGTACTTTTTAAATGCTTACAATTTATCTTCTTTTTCTAGTAAAAAATTTGTGTTAATATTTTGCAGCCTTAAGGATAAAGACTGGAAAAAAACTTTATTACTTTTGCCTTTTGAAAAAATTTCAGCAATTATTTTCACTGAAGTACCTATTTTACGGAGTGAAAAATCTTCTGAGTTGGCAAAATTTTATAAAGAAAATATAGGTAATTGTATTTCACATGATATTGAAAATTTTGAACTCGCATTGGAAACAGGTATGAACTTAAGTTTTGAATTGCCATTAGTAATAACTGGATCAATAGCTTTTATTGGATTAGTTATGGAACGCTTTAATTTAAATGTATTCGAGGATATGAGTGAATAA